A single Marinitoga aeolica DNA region contains:
- a CDS encoding glucose-1-phosphate adenylyltransferase: MNVVALILAGGQGTRLGAITEYLAKPAVPYGGKYRIIDFALSNCVNSGIYNVGVLTQYRPHVLNKHLGIGKPWDLDIKSGGLTILPPYVSNTDQSWYKGTADAIYQNIEYIDSYDPDFVVILSGDHIYKMDYNEMIDYHIEKGADATIACMEVPISEAYRFGIMVTDSFGEIMEFQEKPSEPRGNLASLGIYVYTWPILKKLLIEDSRDPNSEHDFGKNIIPKMLENKNKLYAFNYEGYWRDVGTLQSYWESNLELLGPMPMLNIHDVNWKIYTQSEELPPAFISKEANLSGSLISEGCEIYGEVYNSVLFQGVVVEEGAIIKDSVIMNKAVIRKGTYIDKAIICENTEIGENVKIGVGEFKENEFNKKVYNTEITLIGFNVKIPSNINIGKNVIIGNYIREFTGDIPSGGYII; encoded by the coding sequence ATGAATGTTGTAGCTTTAATATTAGCAGGCGGTCAGGGAACCAGACTTGGAGCTATTACTGAATATCTTGCAAAACCGGCAGTTCCGTATGGCGGTAAGTACAGAATAATAGATTTTGCTTTGAGTAATTGTGTTAATTCAGGAATATATAATGTAGGAGTCTTAACTCAGTATAGACCACATGTATTAAATAAACATCTTGGTATAGGTAAACCATGGGATCTTGATATAAAATCTGGAGGATTAACTATTCTACCTCCATATGTAAGCAATACCGATCAATCGTGGTATAAAGGAACAGCAGATGCTATTTATCAAAATATAGAATATATTGATAGTTATGATCCGGATTTTGTTGTAATATTGTCTGGTGATCATATATATAAAATGGATTATAATGAAATGATAGATTATCATATAGAAAAAGGTGCAGACGCTACTATAGCCTGTATGGAAGTGCCAATAAGCGAAGCATATAGGTTTGGTATTATGGTTACAGATTCTTTTGGTGAAATAATGGAATTTCAGGAAAAACCTTCAGAACCGAGAGGGAACCTGGCTTCTTTGGGTATTTATGTATACACATGGCCAATTTTAAAAAAATTATTGATTGAAGATTCGAGAGATCCTAATTCTGAACATGATTTTGGAAAGAATATTATTCCAAAAATGTTAGAGAATAAAAATAAATTATATGCATTTAATTATGAAGGATATTGGAGAGATGTTGGGACATTACAATCTTATTGGGAGTCTAATCTTGAGTTATTAGGTCCAATGCCTATGTTAAATATACATGATGTAAATTGGAAAATATATACCCAATCAGAAGAATTACCGCCAGCCTTTATATCAAAAGAAGCAAATTTATCCGGGTCTTTAATTAGTGAAGGTTGTGAAATATATGGGGAAGTCTATAACTCTGTATTGTTTCAGGGCGTAGTTGTGGAAGAAGGAGCGATTATTAAAGATTCAGTAATAATGAATAAGGCAGTAATAAGAAAAGGAACATATATTGATAAAGCTATAATTTGTGAAAATACTGAAATTGGTGAAAATGTAAAAATAGGAGTAGGGGAATTTAAAGAAAACGAGTTTAATAAAAAGGTTTATAATACTGAGATAACTTTAATAGGATTTAATGTGAAAATTCCGTCAAATATAAATATTGGGAAAAATGTCATTATAGGAAATTATATAAGAGAGTTTACAGGTGATATACCTTCTGGAGGGTATATAATTTAG
- a CDS encoding RnfABCDGE type electron transport complex subunit G, which translates to MKEYMKTGFILMLFIVISGFIVSLVYVSTKPAIDNAELQAKLKAIKKVLQDSRGEGLLIDQKDIPTSSKELSSAIWDSNENGVVYSNGKSKVYSPVYKYVNSKGQEIYILTVSSIGFGGEVISVVSFVKDKELYFNNLEVISYSQETPGLGANIAEEKVKERFYPISYKGLINGVKVNKDAGVILSTPEQIKEGKEKGIVQTSDIMTGATITPRAVANSINVGFEYLKSKGVIQ; encoded by the coding sequence ATGAAAGAATACATGAAAACAGGATTTATATTGATGTTATTTATTGTAATTTCAGGGTTTATTGTCTCTTTAGTATATGTATCAACTAAACCAGCTATTGATAATGCTGAATTACAGGCTAAATTAAAGGCTATTAAAAAAGTTTTACAAGATTCTAGAGGTGAAGGGTTATTAATAGATCAAAAAGATATTCCAACATCATCAAAAGAATTAAGTTCAGCTATTTGGGACTCTAATGAAAATGGTGTGGTTTATTCCAATGGGAAATCGAAGGTTTATTCTCCAGTATATAAATATGTAAATTCAAAAGGTCAGGAAATATATATTTTAACAGTATCAAGTATAGGTTTTGGTGGAGAAGTTATTTCTGTAGTATCTTTTGTGAAAGATAAAGAATTATATTTTAATAATTTGGAAGTAATCTCATATTCTCAAGAGACACCAGGTTTAGGGGCTAATATTGCTGAAGAAAAGGTGAAAGAAAGATTCTATCCAATTTCTTATAAAGGATTAATTAATGGTGTAAAAGTAAATAAAGATGCAGGAGTTATTTTAAGTACACCAGAACAAATAAAAGAAGGAAAAGAAAAAGGTATAGTTCAAACAAGTGATATAATGACAGGTGCAACAATTACGCCAAGAGCTGTTGCAAATTCAATAAATGTAGGGTTTGAATACCTCAAATCCAAAGGGGTGATTCAATAA
- the rsxC gene encoding electron transport complex subunit RsxC, whose amino-acid sequence MALLTFKGGVHPPEKKELAEHKEIKVLPLPEKVYIYTTNHIGAPAKILVEPGQKVKTGQKIGEANGFISANIHSSVTGEVVEITKMTNAATGMKNDVIVIQRTGEDEWELIQNHGDYTKKSPKEIVEIVKEAGIVGLGGAMFPSHVKMSIPEGKKAEYLIINAAECEPYITIDHRMMLERSKEIVKGIKIIMHATGVKKAYIGIESNKPDAIEKMKEAVSGEPIEVKVLKTKYPQGAEKQLIYAVTKKEVPSGGLPLDVGAIVFNVSTTYAIYEAVEKGKPLVERGITLTGEGVKNPGNFIYRIGTLAKDLLEHVGLVEEEKIDRILYGGPMMGIPLPNIELPTFKGNNALTVMTKEVAPKKELYPCIRCSKCVQVCPINLMPYLLKMQVEKREYDKALEYGLMDCIECGSCSYACPAGIELVKTFKTGKKVARALKGRAKK is encoded by the coding sequence ATGGCTCTATTAACTTTTAAGGGAGGAGTTCATCCGCCTGAAAAGAAGGAATTGGCAGAACATAAAGAAATTAAGGTTTTGCCATTGCCAGAAAAAGTATATATTTATACTACAAACCACATAGGAGCACCAGCAAAAATTTTAGTAGAGCCTGGTCAGAAGGTAAAAACCGGGCAAAAAATAGGAGAAGCAAATGGTTTTATTTCCGCAAATATTCATTCTTCTGTGACTGGTGAGGTAGTAGAAATCACTAAGATGACTAATGCAGCAACAGGAATGAAAAATGATGTAATCGTTATTCAAAGAACAGGAGAAGATGAATGGGAGTTAATTCAAAATCATGGTGATTATACAAAAAAATCGCCAAAAGAAATAGTTGAAATTGTAAAAGAAGCTGGAATAGTTGGTTTGGGTGGAGCTATGTTTCCATCACATGTAAAAATGTCAATTCCAGAGGGTAAAAAAGCAGAATATTTAATAATAAATGCTGCCGAATGTGAACCATATATCACAATAGACCATAGAATGATGTTGGAAAGGTCTAAAGAAATCGTTAAAGGTATAAAAATTATTATGCATGCAACAGGAGTTAAAAAAGCTTATATTGGTATTGAGAGTAACAAGCCAGATGCAATAGAAAAAATGAAAGAAGCTGTATCTGGAGAACCAATAGAAGTTAAAGTGTTAAAGACAAAGTATCCACAAGGAGCAGAAAAGCAATTAATATATGCAGTTACAAAAAAAGAAGTTCCATCTGGAGGATTACCATTAGATGTTGGAGCAATAGTTTTTAATGTTTCAACAACATATGCAATATATGAGGCTGTTGAAAAAGGGAAACCTTTAGTAGAAAGAGGTATTACATTAACAGGCGAAGGCGTAAAAAATCCTGGTAATTTTATATACAGAATAGGTACTTTAGCGAAAGATTTGTTAGAACATGTTGGATTAGTTGAAGAAGAAAAAATAGATAGAATTTTATATGGTGGTCCAATGATGGGAATACCACTACCTAATATTGAATTGCCAACATTTAAAGGGAATAACGCTTTAACTGTAATGACAAAGGAAGTAGCACCTAAAAAAGAGTTATATCCATGTATTAGATGTTCTAAATGTGTTCAGGTATGTCCAATAAATTTAATGCCATATTTATTAAAAATGCAAGTAGAAAAGAGAGAATATGACAAAGCTTTAGAATATGGATTAATGGATTGTATAGAATGTGGATCATGTTCTTATGCATGTCCTGCAGGGATTGAATTAGTAAAAACATTTAAAACTGGCAAAAAGGTAGCAAGAGCTTTAAAAGGGAGGGCAAAAAAATGA
- the glgD gene encoding glucose-1-phosphate adenylyltransferase subunit GlgD, with product MKVLGLILAGSSTSGIKELTKKRASAAVPIFGKYRAIDFTLSNFVNSKIKKVGVLTQYYPRSLMDHLGSGKEWDLDRKTGGLFILQPYFKNKEEIPVYKGTADAIFQNMTLLRRGDEDFVLIGSGDHIYNFDFTKLYHYHLLNAADITILTKECTNDELINTYGQVVTDENGRILEFHEKPTETISNRISLGVYFINKALLIELLYTSIPNGGKDIVSDIIQPNLKKLRVFSYNFDGYWSNIKKSIKAYYNTNMDILKDEVRKELFYSNKIYTKLKDYAPPKININANIQNAFVADGTIINGTVKNSIVSRGVRIKAGAIVENSIILQDTIISEGSVIKNAVIDKDCKIREGKKVIGEDKILVVEKGTII from the coding sequence ATGAAAGTTTTAGGTTTAATTTTAGCTGGTTCATCTACAAGCGGTATTAAAGAGTTAACCAAGAAAAGAGCAAGTGCAGCAGTACCTATTTTTGGTAAATACAGGGCTATAGATTTTACATTGAGTAATTTTGTGAATTCTAAAATAAAAAAAGTAGGAGTACTAACTCAGTATTATCCAAGAAGTTTAATGGATCATCTTGGAAGTGGTAAAGAATGGGATCTGGACAGAAAAACAGGTGGATTATTTATATTGCAGCCATATTTTAAAAATAAAGAAGAAATACCTGTTTATAAAGGAACTGCTGATGCAATATTTCAAAATATGACATTGTTAAGAAGAGGCGATGAAGATTTTGTTTTAATTGGATCAGGAGATCATATATATAATTTTGATTTTACAAAATTATATCATTATCATTTGTTAAATGCTGCAGATATTACTATTTTAACCAAAGAGTGTACTAATGACGAACTTATTAATACATATGGTCAGGTAGTGACAGATGAAAATGGAAGAATTTTAGAATTTCATGAAAAACCAACGGAAACAATATCTAATAGGATATCATTGGGAGTATATTTTATAAACAAAGCATTATTAATAGAATTACTATATACATCAATACCTAATGGTGGCAAAGACATTGTAAGTGATATTATACAGCCTAATTTGAAAAAATTAAGAGTTTTTTCATATAATTTTGATGGGTATTGGTCAAACATAAAAAAATCAATAAAAGCATATTACAATACAAATATGGATATTCTTAAAGATGAAGTAAGAAAAGAATTATTTTATTCAAACAAAATATATACTAAATTAAAAGATTATGCGCCACCTAAAATTAATATTAATGCGAATATTCAAAATGCATTTGTTGCTGATGGTACGATAATAAATGGAACTGTAAAAAATTCTATAGTTTCCAGAGGTGTAAGAATAAAAGCAGGGGCTATTGTTGAAAATTCGATAATATTACAGGATACTATTATATCTGAAGGAAGTGTTATAAAAAATGCTGTTATAGATAAAGATTGTAAAATTAGAGAAGGGAAAAAAGTTATAGGTGAAGATAAAATATTAGTAGTAGAAAAAGGCACGATTATATAG
- a CDS encoding DUF4899 domain-containing protein: protein MDFYAVKFFATSSLTAEVIVGYMFGKQKGTPEYKVLSIPKSKLPKFELPDINLSYIEYKSKLEELYYTAIKDSTVLDLNKQFLAFVQSTIKRYGAEIINAKMFLGVRDSDVAIIKAILSEIFEEWEGEVNLRIVAEKLTYQDLVWLMTQNRSFSEKEKSYLNRVDVLSSPEVLPLSDPLNGMTINNLDVGDPVYSLIIDPVEPANLNRLKELYPDKFDESGKNLLPIESKLIAKELIPGTDYYFIKMDLGSGIIGKAVISKNLKMMVDSNKIEEMHRKREEYFNPPEDKIIGDILKDSIAGLKREANLPENKVKSSDILIIFGLSIGLIIGAILLGIWLGVF, encoded by the coding sequence ATGGATTTTTATGCTGTGAAGTTTTTTGCAACATCTTCATTAACAGCTGAAGTAATAGTAGGTTACATGTTTGGAAAACAAAAAGGAACTCCTGAATATAAAGTTTTATCTATACCTAAATCAAAACTCCCAAAATTTGAATTACCAGATATAAATTTGTCTTATATTGAATATAAATCTAAATTAGAAGAATTATATTATACAGCTATAAAAGATTCGACTGTATTAGATTTAAATAAACAATTTTTAGCTTTTGTTCAATCTACTATAAAACGTTATGGTGCTGAAATAATAAATGCAAAAATGTTTTTAGGCGTAAGGGACTCAGATGTGGCTATAATAAAAGCTATATTATCTGAAATCTTTGAGGAATGGGAAGGAGAAGTTAATTTAAGAATAGTTGCGGAAAAATTAACTTATCAGGATTTAGTATGGTTGATGACGCAAAATAGAAGTTTTAGTGAAAAAGAAAAATCTTATCTAAATAGGGTTGACGTATTATCCTCTCCTGAAGTATTACCCCTTTCAGATCCATTAAATGGTATGACTATAAATAATCTTGATGTTGGAGATCCGGTTTATTCATTGATTATAGATCCAGTAGAGCCCGCAAATTTAAATAGATTAAAAGAACTTTATCCAGATAAATTTGATGAAAGTGGGAAAAATCTTTTACCAATAGAATCTAAATTAATAGCTAAAGAGTTAATTCCTGGAACTGATTATTATTTTATAAAAATGGATCTTGGAAGTGGTATTATAGGCAAAGCTGTTATATCAAAAAATTTAAAAATGATGGTAGATTCCAATAAAATAGAAGAAATGCATAGGAAAAGAGAAGAATATTTTAATCCTCCGGAAGATAAAATAATAGGGGATATATTAAAAGATTCTATTGCAGGATTAAAAAGAGAGGCAAATCTTCCAGAAAATAAAGTAAAAAGTAGTGATATATTAATTATTTTTGGATTATCTATAGGATTAATAATAGGAGCAATCTTATTGGGAATTTGGTTAGGAGTATTTTAA
- the rsxE gene encoding electron transport complex subunit RsxE, whose amino-acid sequence MADIKNLKAGLFQQNPTFIQVLGMCPTLATTTNAENALGMGLATLAVLILSNIVVSLIKKLVPKNIRIPIYIVVIASFVTMVDLLMHGYTYDLWKTLGLFIPLIVVNCIILGRAESFASKNSVLDSIYDALGMGLGFTGSLILLGSVRELLGNGTIFGLPIWGDAMKLYVMILPPGAFLVLGMLLAMFNTIGIHNRNKAKAGEKK is encoded by the coding sequence ATGGCTGATATAAAAAATTTAAAAGCAGGATTGTTCCAGCAAAATCCTACTTTCATACAGGTTTTGGGTATGTGTCCAACACTTGCTACAACAACAAATGCAGAAAATGCTTTAGGGATGGGGTTAGCAACATTAGCTGTTTTGATTTTATCTAATATAGTAGTATCATTAATAAAAAAATTGGTACCTAAAAATATAAGAATTCCTATTTACATAGTAGTTATTGCTTCATTTGTTACAATGGTTGATTTGTTAATGCACGGATATACATATGATTTATGGAAGACTTTAGGACTATTTATTCCATTGATAGTTGTTAACTGTATAATTTTGGGAAGAGCTGAATCGTTTGCTTCAAAAAATAGTGTATTAGATTCTATATATGATGCTTTAGGTATGGGATTAGGTTTTACAGGTTCATTAATATTATTGGGATCAGTTAGGGAATTATTAGGAAATGGTACAATCTTTGGATTACCTATCTGGGGAGACGCAATGAAATTATATGTTATGATACTTCCACCAGGAGCATTTTTAGTATTAGGTATGTTACTAGCAATGTTTAATACGATTGGAATACATAATAGAAATAAGGCAAAGGCTGGTGAGAAGAAATGA
- a CDS encoding class I SAM-dependent rRNA methyltransferase: MIIIKLKKGKEKKIKNGYLWIFKDEIAEITGEKKDGEICNVFSYNFEFLGKGIFSKSSNISVKVLSLSDEEINEGFFYKKFIKSLNLRKGFGNSYRFFHAEADGVPGLIIDKYENFLVIQFRNKGVENKKNEIISALLKVFNKEIKGIYERSDFETTSKENLERNVGLLWGENPPDNFIIEEEGIKYVVDIKNGQKTGFFFDQRKNRVYIRQFSKDSIGLDAYSYTGGFALNMAKYGAKKVIAVDKDEYALELLKENAKINHIEDKIEIIFDDVEHFLLETKETFNLMMLDPPSLIKKKTERFKGVQIFKKISELGIKRLKDYGILSLCSCAYQADISLLIESLRRSVENQGIRLQNIDIITQSNDHPWIIQIPESLYLKCLWIRVLR, from the coding sequence ATGATAATTATAAAATTAAAAAAAGGTAAGGAAAAAAAAATAAAAAATGGATATTTATGGATATTTAAAGATGAAATTGCAGAAATCACCGGAGAAAAAAAAGATGGTGAAATTTGTAATGTATTTTCCTATAATTTTGAATTTCTAGGTAAAGGCATATTTTCAAAATCATCAAATATTTCTGTAAAAGTTCTATCTTTGAGTGATGAAGAAATAAATGAAGGATTTTTTTATAAAAAATTTATAAAATCTTTGAATTTAAGAAAGGGATTTGGAAATTCATATCGTTTTTTTCACGCAGAAGCTGATGGTGTCCCGGGATTAATTATAGATAAATATGAAAATTTTTTGGTTATTCAATTTCGAAATAAAGGAGTAGAAAATAAGAAAAATGAAATAATAAGTGCATTATTGAAAGTATTTAATAAAGAAATAAAAGGTATTTATGAAAGAAGTGATTTTGAAACTACATCAAAAGAAAATCTTGAGAGAAATGTTGGATTGCTATGGGGAGAAAATCCACCTGATAATTTTATTATTGAAGAGGAAGGAATAAAATATGTAGTTGATATAAAAAATGGTCAAAAAACGGGTTTTTTCTTTGATCAAAGGAAAAATAGAGTTTATATAAGGCAGTTTTCTAAAGATTCAATAGGTTTAGATGCTTATTCATATACTGGTGGATTTGCATTAAATATGGCAAAATATGGTGCAAAAAAAGTCATTGCGGTAGATAAAGATGAGTATGCCCTTGAGTTATTGAAAGAAAACGCAAAAATAAATCATATAGAAGATAAAATAGAAATAATATTTGATGATGTCGAACATTTTCTTTTAGAAACAAAAGAAACTTTTAATTTGATGATGTTAGATCCTCCATCATTAATAAAAAAGAAAACAGAGAGATTTAAAGGTGTTCAAATTTTTAAAAAAATATCAGAACTGGGAATAAAAAGATTAAAAGATTATGGAATTTTAAGTTTATGTAGTTGCGCCTATCAAGCAGATATATCATTATTAATTGAATCATTAAGAAGGAGCGTTGAAAATCAAGGTATCAGGTTACAAAATATTGATATTATTACTCAATCAAACGACCACCCCTGGATAATTCAAATACCAGAAAGTTTGTATTTAAAATGTTTATGGATAAGAGTTCTGAGGTGA
- a CDS encoding radical SAM protein has product MKVKLSYATAVLLGLKKGKIQFEMPTAYLMLGEKCIYNCSFCAQAREAKSDKDYLSRIKWPEYSLIEFMSKVKENNPFKRFCIQVVNSENYFENLKNFLCEIKGLNVLKAVSLRPKNMEEVDEIFKYDIDNLGISIDSASKELFSKIRGGSFDSLFSILIESSKKYPGKITTHIIVGLGETDEELVNLMLEMKKYNILVSLFSFTPIKGTEFENVKPPSLERYRKIQFAREIIEKYDVSKNDFGFINGVLIKLPDVEISVEEAIKTSGCSYCTRPYYNEKPNKVLYNVPQKRKY; this is encoded by the coding sequence ATGAAAGTTAAATTATCATACGCGACAGCTGTTTTGTTAGGTCTTAAAAAGGGAAAAATTCAATTTGAAATGCCAACAGCTTATTTAATGTTAGGAGAAAAGTGCATATATAATTGTAGTTTTTGTGCTCAAGCTAGAGAAGCTAAATCGGATAAGGACTACTTGTCGAGAATTAAATGGCCAGAATATTCATTAATTGAATTTATGTCAAAAGTAAAAGAAAATAACCCGTTTAAGAGATTCTGCATTCAAGTGGTAAACTCTGAAAATTATTTTGAAAATTTAAAGAATTTTTTGTGTGAAATAAAAGGATTAAATGTTTTAAAAGCGGTATCCTTACGACCAAAAAATATGGAAGAAGTAGATGAGATATTTAAATATGATATAGATAATCTGGGGATATCAATAGATTCTGCAAGTAAAGAATTATTTTCTAAAATAAGAGGGGGGAGTTTTGACTCTCTCTTTAGCATTTTAATAGAATCTTCAAAAAAATATCCAGGTAAAATAACAACACATATAATAGTTGGTTTGGGTGAAACTGATGAAGAATTGGTAAACTTAATGCTTGAAATGAAAAAGTATAATATTTTAGTTTCTTTATTTTCGTTCACACCAATCAAAGGAACGGAATTTGAAAATGTGAAGCCTCCTTCATTGGAAAGGTACAGAAAGATACAATTTGCAAGAGAAATAATAGAAAAATATGATGTAAGTAAAAATGATTTTGGTTTTATTAATGGTGTTTTGATAAAATTACCAGATGTAGAAATATCGGTGGAAGAAGCAATTAAAACAAGTGGATGTAGTTATTGCACCAGACCATATTATAATGAAAAACCAAATAAAGTATTATATAATGTACCACAAAAGAGGAAATATTGA
- a CDS encoding RnfABCDGE type electron transport complex subunit D — protein MKLNVAAAPHLRSKDSVRAVMVDVLIALIPSFIVSTWVFGWRAFWIMLYTMLLAEGMELFIMKVLRKQKNFKPDFSASVTGLLLAMNLSLAVNWWQILIGTFAAIVLGKHVYGGLGKNVFNPALVGRVFMLISFPVAMTTWYRPFYFKYDTITTATPLAILKEKGVSTLANWPDYPINLKTLFIGTVPGSIGEVSALALIIGFIYLVLRGRIKIWIPITYISTVFVISSIFYLADPTKYASPLFHLFAGGLMLGALFMATDMVTSPMTVKGQIIFGLGLGLITMTIRLFGGYPEGVSFSILIMNAFVPLIDIYAKPRIFGTTRGGKK, from the coding sequence ATGAAGTTGAATGTTGCAGCTGCACCACATTTGAGATCTAAAGATAGCGTAAGAGCTGTGATGGTAGATGTATTAATCGCCCTCATACCATCGTTTATAGTTTCTACATGGGTATTTGGATGGAGAGCTTTCTGGATCATGCTCTACACCATGCTTTTAGCAGAAGGTATGGAATTATTCATAATGAAAGTTTTAAGAAAGCAAAAGAATTTTAAACCAGATTTTAGTGCATCAGTTACAGGATTGTTATTGGCTATGAATCTGAGTTTAGCAGTAAATTGGTGGCAAATTCTTATAGGAACATTTGCTGCTATTGTATTGGGAAAACATGTATACGGTGGTTTAGGTAAAAATGTATTTAATCCCGCATTAGTTGGAAGGGTTTTTATGTTAATATCCTTCCCTGTTGCTATGACAACTTGGTATAGGCCATTTTATTTTAAATATGATACTATTACAACAGCTACACCTTTAGCTATTTTGAAGGAAAAAGGTGTTTCAACTTTGGCTAATTGGCCAGATTATCCTATTAATTTAAAAACTTTATTTATAGGAACAGTACCAGGTTCTATAGGTGAAGTGAGTGCATTGGCATTAATAATAGGTTTTATATATTTAGTTCTTAGGGGAAGAATAAAAATCTGGATTCCTATAACTTATATTTCAACAGTATTTGTAATTTCATCAATTTTTTATTTAGCTGATCCAACAAAATATGCATCACCATTATTCCACTTATTTGCAGGTGGATTAATGTTAGGTGCTTTATTCATGGCTACAGATATGGTAACCAGTCCTATGACTGTTAAAGGTCAAATTATATTCGGGTTAGGTTTGGGATTAATTACAATGACAATCAGACTTTTTGGAGGATATCCAGAAGGTGTATCTTTCTCAATCTTAATTATGAACGCATTTGTCCCATTGATTGATATATACGCAAAACCACGTATTTTTGGTACAACAAGAGGTGGTAAAAAATGA
- the rsxA gene encoding electron transport complex subunit RsxA gives MKLFFIFLSAILVNNFVLSKFLGICPFLGVSKKISSASGMSMAVIFVMVLSSIITWFLNLLLVKMGLEFLTTIVFILVIATLVQFIEFYIKKVSPNLYEALGIYLPLITTNCAILGLALINVMNKYTLMETIINSLGAGFGFGMALIIFSAIRERMDYYDVPEPFKGTAIALITAGLLSMAFMGFSGLIKI, from the coding sequence ATGAAGCTATTTTTCATATTTCTTTCAGCAATTCTAGTAAATAATTTTGTTTTATCAAAATTTTTGGGTATATGTCCGTTTTTAGGTGTTTCAAAAAAGATAAGTTCTGCTTCAGGAATGTCAATGGCTGTTATATTTGTTATGGTTTTATCCAGTATCATAACCTGGTTTTTAAACTTATTATTAGTGAAAATGGGGTTAGAATTTTTAACAACAATAGTATTTATATTGGTTATAGCAACGTTAGTTCAATTTATAGAATTCTATATTAAAAAGGTTTCACCAAACTTATATGAAGCTTTAGGGATTTATCTACCATTAATCACGACCAATTGTGCTATTTTAGGTTTAGCTTTAATTAATGTAATGAATAAATATACATTAATGGAAACTATTATAAATTCATTAGGTGCAGGATTTGGTTTTGGTATGGCTTTAATAATTTTTTCTGCTATTAGAGAGAGAATGGATTATTATGATGTTCCTGAGCCATTTAAAGGTACAGCTATTGCTTTGATTACTGCTGGATTGCTATCAATGGCTTTTATGGGATTCTCTGGTCTCATAAAAATATAA